CTATCCAGTTGCTTTGCATCGTCAGTACCTGTGAAGGCCACTTCCCTTCAAGCTCTTTTAGATCCTCAAGCAGGTCATCTGCATACTTGATGATGTCCAGGTAATACCCAGGCATCTCTTTGAGCTGTACTTCATTGTCACAACGCCAGCAACACCCCTCTTCCACCTGCTCATTTGCCAGAACCGTATGACAATCCTCACACCAGTTCACCGTCGTAGATTCACGATAAAGCAGGTTCTCTTCGAACATCTTGATAATGAACTCCTGTTCCCACTTCGTATAGAGTTCATCACAGGTCGCAAATTCACGTGTTTTAGAAAATGAAAGTCCGAGTGCATTGAGCTCTTTTCTCATATAATCAATATTTGAATAGGTCCAATCCTTAGGGTGACGGCCGTGTTTGATCGCAGCATTCTCTGCAGGCATACCAAACGCATCCCAACCGATCGGGTGGAGTACATTAAAATCCTGTTTTCTATAGTAACGTGCGAATGCATCACCTATCGCATAATTACGTACATGTCCCATGTGCAAACGCCCACTTGGGAAAGGGAACATACTCAAGATATATTTTTTCTTTCTTGTTAAGGCATCATCCGGCTCAAAAGCCTTCTCCTCATCCCATCTGTTTTGCCATTTGGCTTCAATCTCACTTGGATTGTAACTCATATTTTCTCGCTTCATTGTTGTGATTATTTAATTAGGGAGATTATATCCAATATGGGGTTAGAAATGAATTGAAAGGGATAGATATCCTGCATCTCACCCTTCTCTCAGAGTATCAGGGGGATTTTCTACAGCACATCCGCAATCCAAGCTTAGGTAACATTTTATTGCCACTTTTTGTTCTGACTTTCCTCTTTATATTTAACTGTTTTATACCAATCAAAAGTAAAATTTAACTACAATAATAGCAATAAAACCAAGGAGTTTGTTTGTCTTTAGCCTTAGCAAGAAAATACCGTCCTGCAACCTTCGATGACCTCATCGGACAAGAATCCGTTTCACAAACACTCTCACTTGCACTTGAGGGGAACAGACTCTCCCACGCCTATCTTTTTTCGGGACTTAGGGGGAGTGGAAAAACATCTACCGCACGTATCTTTGCCAAAGCTTTACTCTGTGAGAAAGGTGAGACTTCCCACCCTTGCGGTACCTGTACACATTGTATGATGGCGAGTGAAAGCAGCCATATGGATATCATCGAGATGGATGCTGCTTCCAACCGTGGTATCGATGACATCAAAGACCTTATAGAACATACCAAATACAAGCCAAGCTCCGCACGCTACAAGATCTTTATCATCGATGAAGTCCATATGCTTACCAATCAGGCGTTCAATGCCCTGCTTAAAACGCTGGAAGAGCCGCCTGATTTTGTCAAGTTCATACTGGCAACGACAGATCCTCTGAAACTGCCTGCCACCATCCTTTCTCGTACGCAGCATTTCAGGTTCAAAAAAATTCCTCAAAACCTTGTACTCAAACACTTGGAGCATATCTTGGATCTGGAGAACATAGAGTATGAAAGAGATGCCCTGGACATCATAGCGCGTTCTGGAGCGGGGAGTCTGAGAGATTCGCTTACACTGATGGATCAGGCCATTGTCTACTCCAAGAACTTTGTCGATGTCAATACGGTCACAGGGATGCTTGGCATCATTGAACCCAGCCATTTGGAAACACTGCTCTCTGACATTATGGTTAAAGATACGGCAAAAGTATTGGCCTTTATCAAAATGGCAGCAGATTATGAAGCAGAAATGATACTGGATGAACTGACACTCTATCTCAAAGATCTGCTGCTCAATGCCAAAGGCAGATTCAGCCCGATGATCATAGAGCGTTTCTTCAGGGTGATCGCTGAATCCAAAAGTTTACTCGCTCTGGGAAGTGATAATGGATTTGTACTCTCCCTGACACTCTTTAAAATGATGGAATCTTTGGAGATCAAAGATATAGATACCATGATACGTGGGTTGGAACAGGAACTTAAAGGGATTGAAGTCTCTGAAATTATGGTGGCCGCTCCTTCAAAGGACATTGCAGCACCCTCTGAGATCATCACCATCACTGAAGAGGAGATCGACGCTTCACTTCCCAAAACTACAGCAGCTCAAGCAGAGCCTGTCGCAGAGGAGAGAACACCTGAAGCTTCACCTGAGGTCAGAGAAACACCGGTCATGCACCATGAGCCTACGCCTCTGATGGAAGAAGAAACAGTTCCTGCCGATATACAACCGATGACCCAGCCAGAAGTCACACAGCCCTCGACACCGACCATAAACCCCCATCAAAAAACATTCGATGCCCTGGTACAAAAACTCTATGACAGGGACTATGATCTGGGTGCCTGTTTTGAACGTAATATTGCTTTTGAGAACTTTGAAGATCATAAACTTACATGGGCCTCTATGGCAGAAGGCGAAGATAAAAAAATGCTCATTACCCATTGGGGATTGATCAATATGTTCGTGAAAGATATTTTTGGTTTTGAAACCAAAATTGTCAATATACCTAAAAAAAAAGTAAGTAGCGAAACCCTAAAGGAAGAAACAGAAGAGCCGCCAAATGAGATCCCTGCACATCAGGATGCAGATGCTGCCTCCATGATAGAAGATATCGAAATGAAAAGTTCATGCATCGCTCCTGAAGCCGGAGAGACTGAAGCAGCCAAAGAGAAAGACCCTTCCACTCTGCTTGAAGAACCCATGATCAAAGAAGCTATCGCTCTCTTTGACCCCAAAAAAGTAAGGATCAAACGTAATACCTAGGGAGAAAAGCGCTCTTTAGGTATCTATCCATGCCTGTGTCACAATCTTAGGTTTATCGTCATAGATCTTGATCTTCTCAGCCCCTATACAGCGCCCATTATCATCAAGTTCAAACACAACCATTTGAAGCAATGCTTTACACTCATCAGGTACGTTGAAATGACCTCCAATACCTGTAAGCACCCGTTTAAGAGGGATTTCTGAATCCATCCCGATAACTCCGTCCCTGCACCCGGTCAGACCCACATCTGTCACATAACAGCAGCCATCGTGTATCTGCAGGTCATCTGTAGCGACATGGGTATGTGTCCCGAGTATCGCAGAGACATCCTCTTTGAGCATATGCAAAA
The sequence above is drawn from the Sulfurovum sp. TSL1 genome and encodes:
- a CDS encoding DNA polymerase III subunit gamma/tau, translated to MSLALARKYRPATFDDLIGQESVSQTLSLALEGNRLSHAYLFSGLRGSGKTSTARIFAKALLCEKGETSHPCGTCTHCMMASESSHMDIIEMDAASNRGIDDIKDLIEHTKYKPSSARYKIFIIDEVHMLTNQAFNALLKTLEEPPDFVKFILATTDPLKLPATILSRTQHFRFKKIPQNLVLKHLEHILDLENIEYERDALDIIARSGAGSLRDSLTLMDQAIVYSKNFVDVNTVTGMLGIIEPSHLETLLSDIMVKDTAKVLAFIKMAADYEAEMILDELTLYLKDLLLNAKGRFSPMIIERFFRVIAESKSLLALGSDNGFVLSLTLFKMMESLEIKDIDTMIRGLEQELKGIEVSEIMVAAPSKDIAAPSEIITITEEEIDASLPKTTAAQAEPVAEERTPEASPEVRETPVMHHEPTPLMEEETVPADIQPMTQPEVTQPSTPTINPHQKTFDALVQKLYDRDYDLGACFERNIAFENFEDHKLTWASMAEGEDKKMLITHWGLINMFVKDIFGFETKIVNIPKKKVSSETLKEETEEPPNEIPAHQDADAASMIEDIEMKSSCIAPEAGETEAAKEKDPSTLLEEPMIKEAIALFDPKKVRIKRNT